Within Schumannella luteola, the genomic segment CTGGTCGAGGCGCGGTCCGAGGTCGGTGGCCGTGTCGGCAGCTGGGAGGCCGACGGCTTCCGCTTCGACACCGGGCCGTCGTGGTACCTCATGCCCGAGGTCTTCGACCACTTCTTCCGCCTGCTCGGCACGACGACCGACGAGCAGCTGCGGCTCGTGCAGCTCGATCCCGGCTACCGCGTCTATGCCGAGGGCAACCCCATCCCGCTCGACATCGCCGCCGACGTCGAGGAGACCCTCGCGCGCGCCGAGCGGATCGAGCCCGGATCCGCCAAGCGTCTGCGCCGCTACCTCGCTCGCGCCGGCGAGACCTACGACATGGCGCTGCGCCGCTTCCTCTACACGACCTTCCGCAGCCTGCCGCGGGTCTTCGGGCCGGAGGTCGTGCGCCGCACGCCGCGCCTCATCCGCCTGCTGCTCGAGCCGCTCGGCTCGCTCGCCCGGCGTACGGTCAAGGATCTACGGCTGCGGCAGGTGCTCGGCTACCCGGCCGTGTTCCTCGGCTCGGCGCCCGACCTCGCGCCGAGCATGTACTCGCTCATGAGCCACCTCGACCTCGTCGACGGCGTGCGATACCCGATGGGCGGATTCAGGGGCATCATCGACCGGATCGAGGCGCTCGCCCTCGCCGAGGGCGTGACCGTGCGCACCGGGTCTCCGGTGGCGCGCATCCTCACCTCCGGCGGCAGCGCGGTCGGCGTCGAGCTGGCCGACGGCTCGACCCTGTCGGCGGATGTCGTCGTCAGCGCCGCCGATCTGCATCACACCGAGACGAAGCTGCTCGCCGAGAGCGAGCGCAGCTATCCGGAGTCGTGGTGGCAGCACAAGGTCGCCGGGCCGAGCGCGCTGCTCGTGCTGCTCGGCGTGCGCGGCGAGATCCCGCAGCTCGAGCACCACACCCTGCTCTTCGCGCAGGCGTGGGAGGAGAACTTCGCCGCGATCTTCGGCGACCAGCCGAAGGTGCCCGAGGTGCCCTCGCTCTACGTCTGCAAGCCGAGCGGCATCGATCCCTCGGTCGCACCCGACGGGCACGAGAACCTGTTCGTGCTGGTGCCGCTGCCGGCGGACCCCCTGCTCGGCTCCGGTGGCGTAGGTGGCGACGGGGATGCGCGCATCGAGGCGCTCGCCGACCGGGTGATCCGGCAGATCGCGGAGTGGGCCGACATCCCCGACCTCGAGTCGCGGATCGTCGTGCGCCGCACGATCGGGCCGGCCGACTTCGTCGCCGACCTCAACTCCTGGCGCGGCACCGCGCTCGGGCCGGCCCACACGCTCAAGCAGAGCGCCTTCTTCCGGGCCGGCAACGCGAGCAAGAAGGTGAAGAACCTGCTCTACGCGGGCGGCTCCACGATCCCGGGCATCGGCCTGCCGATGTGCCTGATCAGCGCCGAGCTGCTCGTGAAACGC encodes:
- the crtI gene encoding phytoene desaturase family protein yields the protein MSRIVVIGGGIAGLAGAALLARDGHEVELVEARSEVGGRVGSWEADGFRFDTGPSWYLMPEVFDHFFRLLGTTTDEQLRLVQLDPGYRVYAEGNPIPLDIAADVEETLARAERIEPGSAKRLRRYLARAGETYDMALRRFLYTTFRSLPRVFGPEVVRRTPRLIRLLLEPLGSLARRTVKDLRLRQVLGYPAVFLGSAPDLAPSMYSLMSHLDLVDGVRYPMGGFRGIIDRIEALALAEGVTVRTGSPVARILTSGGSAVGVELADGSTLSADVVVSAADLHHTETKLLAESERSYPESWWQHKVAGPSALLVLLGVRGEIPQLEHHTLLFAQAWEENFAAIFGDQPKVPEVPSLYVCKPSGIDPSVAPDGHENLFVLVPLPADPLLGSGGVGGDGDARIEALADRVIRQIAEWADIPDLESRIVVRRTIGPADFVADLNSWRGTALGPAHTLKQSAFFRAGNASKKVKNLLYAGGSTIPGIGLPMCLISAELLVKRLRHDTSTTPLPEPLESTGPRREADAAAVRPAGEAAGASSSAPSAEAGA